The Anolis carolinensis isolate JA03-04 chromosome 2, rAnoCar3.1.pri, whole genome shotgun sequence genome contains the following window.
GACATGGTTGAGAGGCACATTATGAATGATGGATGGTGTGCAAACTCTAACAAATTTAaagcatttgttcctgttttgccaCCCTGCCTCCTAACCACAGGAACGTGAACTTTGTAATTCTGTGGAGGACAGGTCTGTAACAAAAGTAATTTTAACATCTCCATGGTCCCCAGAGCGCTTTCAGAAAATTCATCTCAGTGCAACCAGCTTATCTACACAGTATCGGGTTTCTCTAACATTAGACAAGTGAGGCAGCTCAGCCAACAGATTTGGGGGATCTTTAAAAAGTTGCAAATTGTAAAGTTGTTTATTTTCTTAGTATTGAATTTTCATGGAAAAAAAGAGATCCTGGACTTTTTGGCGTCCTGTGTCAAAGTAACTTGCCTGTGTTTGGGTATTATGTACCTTGATCAGGATGGCTAAGAGTAATAGTGGCTGGTGGAAACCATATTAGTGAATCAGTGAATCCAACTCTGGTTTTAATTTGAATGTTAAAGGGGCCATACAATGTGCCAAACCCATTTTTGGGAATAGTGTTCTGGCTCATTAAAAAATCAGCTGAATAGGTTATTTAAATTTTAGCCTGAATCCCAGAGAAAGCTGAGGCACCAGTAAGAAGTGCCATTTGGAGCTTGACCAGCTAAGGCAGTGAAATGTCTTGGGTCTCCCTTCATTGCcttatgtgggtccccagatgttttggccttcaattcccaggaatcctaacagctagtaaactggttaggatttctgggagttgtaggccaaaacacctggggatccacaggttgagaatcactgccttatgGGCATTTAATTGAGTGGGCATTTCAATATGGAAAAAAGTGTATGCAAGCCAGAGCTAGTAAAAGTTCTTAATTTCAGGTATGATTGGCCTAAGCACAGAAATAGGTGGACTTGGTAGCTGCTCTTTAACCTTGGAACTTCCTTCTAATATGGCAAAGAGCATGTCTTGAAAGGGACAGGCAGGAAAGTAGCTACTTCATCTACCCACTTTGTACCTCTGGACTATAGCCAAGCCATGGATTTCAATATGTTTGCAGTTTCTTTGTAATATAGCAATAGATATCACCTGTCAATCATGGATACAGAATTAATAGTACCAACCTTAACTTGGATTATTATAATTAAAGATGTCTTAAGTCTAGATTATGCTGACACCAATAACACAGGCTTAGCTGGGACATTTTATAAAGACAGGAGCGCCTGCTTGGAATATCCCCACGAATATCTTCTGCAATTGAGGGGGTTACTATAGAGATCTAGAAAAATACTTGCTTGCTGGTAGGAAGTACTCAGACAGCTGTCACTATGAATGGAACGGAAGGCCAAAATTTCTATGTTCCCATGTCCAACAAGACTGGTGTGGTTCGGAATCCCTTTGAGTATCCTCAGTATTATTTGGCGGATCCTTGGCAGTTCTCTGCACTGGCGGCTTACATGTTTCTTCTGATTCTCCTGGGATTCCCTATCAACTTCCTCACTCTCTTTGTCACCATCCAGCACAAGAAACTCAGGACACCCTTGAATTACATTCTTCTAAATCTTGCCGTAGCCAATCTCTTCATGGTCTTAATGGGCTTCACCACCACCATGTACACATCTATGAATGGATATTTTATTTTTGGGACAGTAGGATGCAACATTGAAGGCTTCTTTGCCACTCTGGGAGGTAGGTGTCATTCTATTAAACATTAACtattggggaaaaatacaaatgtAAGATCTGTGTCTAGGGTCCTCAAAGTGTTACTTGAAATTCCAAACATTTTGAATATCTGGGGATCCTAGTAATGTTTTGCTGTCCAGACCTCTTGAACTAATTTAGTAGCTTAAGCAGCACATTAATATAACTGAATGGGAACAAAGACTAAAATGTGATTGTTCCAATTAGGGTAAATAAACTAAATCAATACGGACTCAGTATGTCTACACCTAGGTAAGTTCATTATGTAATGAGTTTCCAGTAGCAGCAACTATCAATTGAATTTAGGGGTATGCTGTCAAATGGTTAAAATCAGGTTCATGCACAGTACAAAAATGTTCTTAATATATGGACTTTTTGCACCACAGTTCTTTATACAGAGCTGTGATTATTCTCTGGTTCAGATGGAAGACTTTTGCAGAGCCTCAGGAGATATGACCTGCAAGTTCTCACACCTTACTTGAAAAGGCAGGGATTTAATGaagctattttttttcttctacatGTCAGGCAGGAATGAAATTAAATTGTCATTAACAAAAAGCAGATGAAAACTTTTTCTgtgttcaagtcattttcaatctCCATCTTTCAATCATTTTGATTATATGATGCTAtcttcttaaaaaaaaacaacaacaccctgGTTTATTCACTTGACATACAATCCTCAGGGCAGAGAAGACCTAAATCTGAAACCAAACAAACCCGCAAAAAGCAAACTAATGCCATCAAGTTGGCTCAGTTTCTTTCAATAGTCTCTTATCCATGACCAAGAAGGGCAAGAATCCAAGTATTATCCCTTTTACACTTGCTTCCATGCAACCCCCATTTGTTTTACTGTGGCTTGTAAAGAAACAAACTTCTCTGAACCATCTGTTCCCAAAGTTGTTTGGCTAAAGGCAGACTGCAGAGAACATAAATCTTTCATCAAGACTCAAGAGTGACGTGACTCAAATACTTACCTGTCAAGTGTCCCTCCTTGAGAGGGGCACCCTGTTTTTCAAGGACTGAAAAATGTGAGTAACAATCATAGGATAATAGAATATCTGTTATGAAAGGATCAAAACCAGTATAGTATGTGCTTAAAGCTAAAGCTCAGTGTAATGGCAATAGAGCAGTATGAGTAGTAAATGTGATGGGTTTTTACCTTTAGCTTTACTTAGTTTTGATCCACTTAGCAGGGTTCTTAATTATAGTAGTTACCGTAAATGGTAACAGCCCTGGGAGATGGTTTGGACATCTTTGCTGAAAACCAAAGCTCTGAAATAAAAGGAGTGAGGAATCAAGGGATAAAATCAAGAATTCAGATTTGCCTCAATCACATCACAAATAATACACAATTGAATAAGGAGTCTATGTAATGAGCAAAAGATGTGTATGAGTCAGGAATTCTCAACTTTTGTCCCTAATTCACCTTCCTGTATATTGTCCAAAATACCACATTTTGGTCTTCCTTACTCCTTAGTTTGTATTTTGACcaagagaaaagaaaatgggaCTGGCAAACAACTATGTTGGTTTTCTCAATGAATACTGAAAACCAATATAGAAATGTTGCAAGAGATTAGATGAATTCATAACAGACAAGACAAGAGTCCAGCGCCAACATCCCTTTGTTCTTAAATGGGATCCCATTCAACCCCACCCACCTTGCTTTCTGTACAGCTGAAGCTGCTCTTGGTTCAATTTCCAAGAGCACATGTGGTTTGAACATCAACCATAAGGAAGTCAGGGAGGGGTCTGACCAGATGTAGAAACGCATAGACAATAGACTAGTAGACATTAGGAGCACATAGCAAAGCATAATATACTTGTGCCTTGAAAACAAGTTAGGAATGTCATTCTGCCTGGCAGGACCTCTTTGGAGGCAAGGGCAAGGGACTTTCAGTACCAATTATCTTTTAAACTGAGATGCCAGGGATTAACTCTGGGACCTTCTCCATGGAAAGCATGTGTTGAATTACAACTAAATGGATTCTCACTCCCCAAATATTCCTAATATTTGCTCTTgtcattatttaaaataaaaactggcagaaagaaagaagaatctTTAAAAGAAGTGGCTCTTCtgtttctctctcattctctgtTCCCTTTTTCAAGAATCCCACAATTGGAAAatgctaaaatattttttttcttttgctctctTCTAGGCGAGATGGGCCTATGGTCTCTGGTAGTGTTAGCTGTGGAAAGATATGTGGTGATCTGCAAACCTATGAGCAACTTCCGTTTTGGTGAGACTCACGCCCTTATTGGGGTGAGTTGCACTTGGATCATGGCCTTGGCCTGTGCTGGTCCTCCTCTCCTTGGATGGTCGAGGTAAGTATGCATGAAATCTCTGGCGTGGATAATTCAAGAGTTGTAAGGGATGAAAAGGGAAATGCTATCAAGAAGACTTCTTAGCCATCTCTGACACTCAGAGGCAATTATAATGCCAGTGCACCAGACTGACATAGCAACCCCTGGAGATACTTTTGGGCTGAGAGAATGATTTATAGGGTTGCTGGAGTAAAAAGTGGAAGGGTCTCTTGTTCCTTAATGGTTGTGTATAAAAGGAATGTCGCAGGTGTTTCTTATCATtcaaccaggtaacaagcaacactTGATCAAACTCCTTCCTCTATACTCCTGTTAAAGGTACAGGTGCTCTCTCCACTTTTTATTCCTACCTTCTTGGACAAGGTATACCCTCTGTTTTCCCTCAACAAAGGTTAATGTAATGCAGTGCCATGTATGCCCTGCTTAAGGATGAAGCTCTGTAGTTTTGAGCAAGACTGGGAGAAAACTTTGAAAAGAGTAAtataggattattattttttagaatTCCAGGGTTACATCTTGGGGCATGATGTAGGGCACCTGGTTTTGTAACTGATGTTatccttatttatttttaaataaaacaattatgCAACCCTTGTGAATCTTCAAGGATCTCAAGCTTCAAAAGAAACTAAATCGCAGTGAATCCTTCTCCTCATTCAGGGAAATAGAGTGTGCATTAACAATACCAATGCCTAAATCCAACTATTAGTCC
Protein-coding sequences here:
- the rho gene encoding rhodopsin — its product is MNGTEGQNFYVPMSNKTGVVRNPFEYPQYYLADPWQFSALAAYMFLLILLGFPINFLTLFVTIQHKKLRTPLNYILLNLAVANLFMVLMGFTTTMYTSMNGYFIFGTVGCNIEGFFATLGGEMGLWSLVVLAVERYVVICKPMSNFRFGETHALIGVSCTWIMALACAGPPLLGWSRYIPEGMQCSCGVDYYTPTPEVHNESFVIYMFLVHFVTPLTIIFFCYGRLVCTVKAAAAQQQESATTQKAEREVTRMVVIMVISFLVCWVPYASVAFYIFTHQGSDFGPVFMTIPAFFAKSSAIYNPVIYILMNKQFRNCMIMTLCCGKNPLGDEDTSAGTKTETSTVSTSQVSPA